The following coding sequences are from one Salvia hispanica cultivar TCC Black 2014 chromosome 3, UniMelb_Shisp_WGS_1.0, whole genome shotgun sequence window:
- the LOC125214120 gene encoding probable alkaline/neutral invertase F isoform X2 translates to MPLIDMYRRHSRIPKLTAIVFFRFVDRPRLLNLERQRSCDERSMNDLPVPFSPHQSSRADNFGRAFDNPDSVYSPIKKSGCNTPMSHFGYGMMASDPHPMIAEAWDDLRRALVFFRGQPVGTIAALDNSDEKLNYDQVFVRDFVPSALAFLMNGEPEVVKNFLLKTLRLQGWEKKIDRFQLGEGVMPASFKVLHDPIRNTETLMADFGESAIGRVAPVDSGFWWIILLRAYTKSTGDTSLADKPECQNGIRLILSLCLSEGFDTFPTLLCADGCSMIDRRMGVYGYPIEIQALFFMALRCAMLLLKHDGPGKELIERIVKRLHALTYHMRNYFWLDLKQLNDIYRYKTEEYSHTAVNKFNVMPDSLPDWVMDFMPLHGGYFIGNIGPSHMDFRWFCLGNCIAILSSLATQEQASAIMDLIESRWEELVGAMPLKVCYPAIENHEWRIVTGSDPKNTRWSYHNGGSWPVLLWLLTAACIKTGRPQIARRAIELAETRLSKDGWPEYYDGKLGRYIGKQARKHQTWSVAGYLVAKMMLEDPSHLGMIAIEEDKHLKPVLRRSSSWTA, encoded by the exons ATGCCTTTGATTGACATGTATCGACGTCATTCGAGGATACCCAAGCTCACCGCAATCGTTTTCTTCAG GTTTGTTGATCGTCCGAGGCTTTTGAATCTGGAGAGGCAGAGATCATGTGATGAGAGGTCGATGAATGATTTGCCTGTGCCGTTCTCTCCTCATCAATCTTCAAGAGCAGATAACTTCGGGCGAGCTTTTGATAATCCCGATAGCGTGTATTCACCTATCAAAAAGTCTGGTTGCAATACTCCCATGTCACATTTTGGCTATGGGATGATGGCCTCTGATCCACACCCCATGATAGCCGAGGCGTGGGATGATTTGAGGAGAGCATTAGTTTTCTTTCGTGGTCAGCCTGTTGGCACCATTGCTGCATTGGATAACTCCGATGAAAAACTCAACTACGATCAG GTATTTGTGAGGGATTTTGTTCCAAGCGCATTAGCTTTCCTAATGAATGGTGAACCCGAAGTCGTCAAAAACTTTCTTTTAAAGACCCTTCGCCTTCAAGGGTGGGAGAAGAAAATTGACCGGTTCCAGTTGGGTGAAGGTGTTATGCCGGCTAGCTTTAAAGTACTGCACGATCCAATCAGGAATACTGAGACATTGATGGCAGATTTTGGCGAGAGTGCGATAGGGAGGGTGGCTCCAGTTGATTCTGGCTTTTGGTGGATCATACTATTACGAGCATACACGAAATCCACTGGAGATACATCCTTGGCAGATAAGCCTGAATGCCAGAACGGTATACGCCTCATACTGAGTTTATGCCTTTCAGAAGGATTCGACACCTTCCCTACTCTGCTCTGTGCTGATGGATGCTCGATGATTGATCGTAGGATG GGTGTTTATGGGTACCCGATTGAGATACAAGCCTTATTCTTCATGGCTCTAAGATGCGCGATGCTCTTGCTGAAGCACGATGGGCCAGGGAAGGAGCTTATCGAGCGAATAGTGAAGCGGTTGCATGCCTTGACCTACCACATGAGGAACTATTTCTGGCTGGACTTGAAGCAGCTCAACGACATATATAGGTACAAAACAGAGGAGTATTCCCACACAGCGGTGAACAAATTCAACGTAATGCCCGATTCACTGCCCGACTGGGTTATGGATTTCATGCCGTTACATGGAGGCTACTTCATAGGGAATATAGGCCCTTCACATATGGATTTCCGTTGGTTCTGCTTGGGAAACTGCATTGCGATCCTTTCGTCCTTAGCAACACAAGAGCAGGCATCTGCAATCATGGATCTCATCGAGTCAAGATGGGAGGAGTTGGTTGGAGCTATGCCTCTCAAAGTCTGCTACCCAGCTATCGAGAATCATGAGTGGCGGATTGTGACCGGGAGCGACCCCAAAAACACGAGATGGAGCTACCACAACGGTGGATCATGGCCAG TGCTGCTGTGGCTGCTGACTGCGGCGTGCATCAAGACAGGGCGTCCGCAGATAGCTAGGCGAGCAATCGAGCTGGCTGAGACGAGGCTGTCGAAAGATGGATGGCCAGAATACTACGACGGGAAGCTGGGGCGCTACATTGGGAAGCAAGCACGGAAGCACCAGACGTGGTCGGTCGCGGGCTATTTGGTTGCGAAGATGATGCTCGAAGATCCGTCGCATTTAGGAATGATAGCCATCGAGGAAGATAAGCATCTCAAACCTGTGTTGAGAAGATCCTCGTCATGGACCGCTTGA
- the LOC125214121 gene encoding transcription factor bHLH121 isoform X1, with protein MDQLNPNSLFLPAPDACVPPTRTNPDCRMEPEAKDTVSARRVQKADREKLRRDRLNEQFTELGNALDPDRPKNDKASILSDTIQMLKELTSQVEKLKSEYAALTDESREQLTQEKNDLREEKASLKSDIENLNGQYLQRMRAMYPWGGMDHSVVMHPSSYPFPMPVPVPTGPIPLHPSMQPYPFYGNQNPAVVPNPCSTYVPYMTHNPMIEQQSTQHASQVMQQSARPHASSKPDLRNKSSDVESRIEKSDDSNDITTDLELKTPGSTSEQDSPSKQRRAKKVARKETSITDGTSSSGCSSSHSVHAISSNSIVGGKRTDD; from the exons ATGGATCAGCTCAATCCTAACTCGCTGTTTCTTCCCGCGCCCGATGCGTGCGTCCCGCCGACGCGCACCAATCCCGATTGTAG AATGGAACCAGAAGCAAAGGACACTGTAAGTGCTCGGAGAGTTCAAAAGGCTGATCGCGAGAAGTTGAGGAGGGATCGTCTCAATGAACAATTCACGGAGCTGGGGAATGCCCTTG ATCCCGATAGGCCTAAAAATGACAAAGCCTCTATTCTTTCGGATACAATTCAAATGCTTAAGGAATTGACTTCTCAGGTTGAGAAACTAAAATCTGAATATGCTGCACTGACTGATGAGTCACGCGAG CAGCTGACCCAGGAGAAGAATGATCTCAGAGAAGAAAAGGCATCTCTTAAATCCGACATCGAGAACCTTAATGGTCAGTACCTTCAGAGAATGAGGGCCATGTATCCATGGGGTGGAATGGATCATTCTGTTGTCATGCATCCATCATCTTATCCCTTTCCAATGCCCGTTCCCGTACCAACTGGACCTATTCCCCTGCATCCGTCCATGCAGCCTTATCCTTTCTATGGGAACCAAAACCCTGCAGTTGTTCCTAATCCTTGTTCTACGTATGTTCCTTATATGACCCATAATCCAATGATCGAACAACAATCAACGCAACATGCCTCTCAAGTCATGCAGCAAAGTGCCAGGCCTCATGCTTCAAGCAAACCGGACCTTAGAAATAAATCATCCGACGTGGAGAGTAGAATCGAGAAAAGTGATGACTCAAATGACATCACAACAGATCTCGAGCTCAAAACACCCGGATCAACATCCGAACAG GATTCACCCTCAAAGCAAAGAAGAGCAAAGAAGGTTGCGAGGAAGGAAACAAGCATCACAGACGGAACTTCTTCTAGTGGATGTTCGTCATCTCACAGCGTGCACGCTATCTCTTCTAACAGCATTGTTGGCGGCAAAAGAACAGATGACTGA
- the LOC125214120 gene encoding probable alkaline/neutral invertase B isoform X1, whose translation MSTLNPDVLQNGSVKNSDSINDSHELDEYDFSRFVDRPRLLNLERQRSCDERSMNDLPVPFSPHQSSRADNFGRAFDNPDSVYSPIKKSGCNTPMSHFGYGMMASDPHPMIAEAWDDLRRALVFFRGQPVGTIAALDNSDEKLNYDQVFVRDFVPSALAFLMNGEPEVVKNFLLKTLRLQGWEKKIDRFQLGEGVMPASFKVLHDPIRNTETLMADFGESAIGRVAPVDSGFWWIILLRAYTKSTGDTSLADKPECQNGIRLILSLCLSEGFDTFPTLLCADGCSMIDRRMGVYGYPIEIQALFFMALRCAMLLLKHDGPGKELIERIVKRLHALTYHMRNYFWLDLKQLNDIYRYKTEEYSHTAVNKFNVMPDSLPDWVMDFMPLHGGYFIGNIGPSHMDFRWFCLGNCIAILSSLATQEQASAIMDLIESRWEELVGAMPLKVCYPAIENHEWRIVTGSDPKNTRWSYHNGGSWPVLLWLLTAACIKTGRPQIARRAIELAETRLSKDGWPEYYDGKLGRYIGKQARKHQTWSVAGYLVAKMMLEDPSHLGMIAIEEDKHLKPVLRRSSSWTA comes from the exons ATGTCCACACTAAATCCAGATGTGCTGCAAAATGGAAGTGTTAAGAATAGCGATTCCATCAACGATTCTCATGAATTAGATGAATATGATTTCTCAAGGTTTGTTGATCGTCCGAGGCTTTTGAATCTGGAGAGGCAGAGATCATGTGATGAGAGGTCGATGAATGATTTGCCTGTGCCGTTCTCTCCTCATCAATCTTCAAGAGCAGATAACTTCGGGCGAGCTTTTGATAATCCCGATAGCGTGTATTCACCTATCAAAAAGTCTGGTTGCAATACTCCCATGTCACATTTTGGCTATGGGATGATGGCCTCTGATCCACACCCCATGATAGCCGAGGCGTGGGATGATTTGAGGAGAGCATTAGTTTTCTTTCGTGGTCAGCCTGTTGGCACCATTGCTGCATTGGATAACTCCGATGAAAAACTCAACTACGATCAG GTATTTGTGAGGGATTTTGTTCCAAGCGCATTAGCTTTCCTAATGAATGGTGAACCCGAAGTCGTCAAAAACTTTCTTTTAAAGACCCTTCGCCTTCAAGGGTGGGAGAAGAAAATTGACCGGTTCCAGTTGGGTGAAGGTGTTATGCCGGCTAGCTTTAAAGTACTGCACGATCCAATCAGGAATACTGAGACATTGATGGCAGATTTTGGCGAGAGTGCGATAGGGAGGGTGGCTCCAGTTGATTCTGGCTTTTGGTGGATCATACTATTACGAGCATACACGAAATCCACTGGAGATACATCCTTGGCAGATAAGCCTGAATGCCAGAACGGTATACGCCTCATACTGAGTTTATGCCTTTCAGAAGGATTCGACACCTTCCCTACTCTGCTCTGTGCTGATGGATGCTCGATGATTGATCGTAGGATG GGTGTTTATGGGTACCCGATTGAGATACAAGCCTTATTCTTCATGGCTCTAAGATGCGCGATGCTCTTGCTGAAGCACGATGGGCCAGGGAAGGAGCTTATCGAGCGAATAGTGAAGCGGTTGCATGCCTTGACCTACCACATGAGGAACTATTTCTGGCTGGACTTGAAGCAGCTCAACGACATATATAGGTACAAAACAGAGGAGTATTCCCACACAGCGGTGAACAAATTCAACGTAATGCCCGATTCACTGCCCGACTGGGTTATGGATTTCATGCCGTTACATGGAGGCTACTTCATAGGGAATATAGGCCCTTCACATATGGATTTCCGTTGGTTCTGCTTGGGAAACTGCATTGCGATCCTTTCGTCCTTAGCAACACAAGAGCAGGCATCTGCAATCATGGATCTCATCGAGTCAAGATGGGAGGAGTTGGTTGGAGCTATGCCTCTCAAAGTCTGCTACCCAGCTATCGAGAATCATGAGTGGCGGATTGTGACCGGGAGCGACCCCAAAAACACGAGATGGAGCTACCACAACGGTGGATCATGGCCAG TGCTGCTGTGGCTGCTGACTGCGGCGTGCATCAAGACAGGGCGTCCGCAGATAGCTAGGCGAGCAATCGAGCTGGCTGAGACGAGGCTGTCGAAAGATGGATGGCCAGAATACTACGACGGGAAGCTGGGGCGCTACATTGGGAAGCAAGCACGGAAGCACCAGACGTGGTCGGTCGCGGGCTATTTGGTTGCGAAGATGATGCTCGAAGATCCGTCGCATTTAGGAATGATAGCCATCGAGGAAGATAAGCATCTCAAACCTGTGTTGAGAAGATCCTCGTCATGGACCGCTTGA
- the LOC125214121 gene encoding transcription factor bHLH121 isoform X2: MDQLNPNSLFLPAPDACVPPTRTNPDCRMEPEAKDTVSARRVQKADREKLRRDRLNEQFTELGNALDPDRPKNDKASILSDTIQMLKELTSQVEKLKSEYAALTDESRELTQEKNDLREEKASLKSDIENLNGQYLQRMRAMYPWGGMDHSVVMHPSSYPFPMPVPVPTGPIPLHPSMQPYPFYGNQNPAVVPNPCSTYVPYMTHNPMIEQQSTQHASQVMQQSARPHASSKPDLRNKSSDVESRIEKSDDSNDITTDLELKTPGSTSEQDSPSKQRRAKKVARKETSITDGTSSSGCSSSHSVHAISSNSIVGGKRTDD, translated from the exons ATGGATCAGCTCAATCCTAACTCGCTGTTTCTTCCCGCGCCCGATGCGTGCGTCCCGCCGACGCGCACCAATCCCGATTGTAG AATGGAACCAGAAGCAAAGGACACTGTAAGTGCTCGGAGAGTTCAAAAGGCTGATCGCGAGAAGTTGAGGAGGGATCGTCTCAATGAACAATTCACGGAGCTGGGGAATGCCCTTG ATCCCGATAGGCCTAAAAATGACAAAGCCTCTATTCTTTCGGATACAATTCAAATGCTTAAGGAATTGACTTCTCAGGTTGAGAAACTAAAATCTGAATATGCTGCACTGACTGATGAGTCACGCGAG CTGACCCAGGAGAAGAATGATCTCAGAGAAGAAAAGGCATCTCTTAAATCCGACATCGAGAACCTTAATGGTCAGTACCTTCAGAGAATGAGGGCCATGTATCCATGGGGTGGAATGGATCATTCTGTTGTCATGCATCCATCATCTTATCCCTTTCCAATGCCCGTTCCCGTACCAACTGGACCTATTCCCCTGCATCCGTCCATGCAGCCTTATCCTTTCTATGGGAACCAAAACCCTGCAGTTGTTCCTAATCCTTGTTCTACGTATGTTCCTTATATGACCCATAATCCAATGATCGAACAACAATCAACGCAACATGCCTCTCAAGTCATGCAGCAAAGTGCCAGGCCTCATGCTTCAAGCAAACCGGACCTTAGAAATAAATCATCCGACGTGGAGAGTAGAATCGAGAAAAGTGATGACTCAAATGACATCACAACAGATCTCGAGCTCAAAACACCCGGATCAACATCCGAACAG GATTCACCCTCAAAGCAAAGAAGAGCAAAGAAGGTTGCGAGGAAGGAAACAAGCATCACAGACGGAACTTCTTCTAGTGGATGTTCGTCATCTCACAGCGTGCACGCTATCTCTTCTAACAGCATTGTTGGCGGCAAAAGAACAGATGACTGA
- the LOC125213141 gene encoding putative pentatricopeptide repeat-containing protein At1g03510 isoform X2 — protein MFPRINIHGALNLKTISQFLHHCSQTKNLKPIQQFYAHVIRTELFFVSPNLQSDLALAYTSCIANNNNLTILTHFLKSLNLRNPLPFNSIISHFSQHGSDCFALHTFLFMHRNSVYVDSYALCTSLKSASSLKNGVFGELMHCYVEKSGWLASVFVGSALVDFYAKMCSVGDAAKVFDEIPERNTVCANALLSGYAEAKMWGEGIELVSRMPLLGLETDHFTFSAALRACSGLCAVEFGKEVHAGVVRRVFDVGADVFLQSLLIEMYGRCGLVDNAKRVFSMAGYDVRMRRRDVVLWTSMLGVYGRTGDYAEVIRLFKDMLMEGIRPDGVAFLTVISACSHTGQVDLGVEYFESMTSDYGLSASREHYSCLVDLLCRAGELERAWGIVSELPHAADCAISMWGALLSACNECGNVGLGKLAAQKALEVEPNNVGIYVLLSNMYARNGMWDEIEQLREVMKRREPEPVAI, from the exons ATGTTCCCCCGAATCAACATTCACGGCGCCctgaatttgaaaacaatctcCCAATTCCTGCATCACTGCTCTCAAACAAAGAATCTCAAACCAATCCAACAATTCTACGCGCATGTAATCAGAACAGAGCTGTTCTTCGTTTCCCCCAATCTCCAATCCGACCTAGCTCTAGCTTACACCTCATGCATCGCCAACAACAACAATCTCACAATCCTAACCCACTTCCTGAAATCCCTCAATCTCAGAAACCCCCTGCCGTTTAATTCGATCATATCTCACTTCTCTCAGCACGGCTCCGACTGTTTTGCCCTGCACACGTTTCTCTTCATGCATCGCAACAGCGTTTATGTCGATTCATACGCTCTATGCACCTCCTTGAAGTCAGCTTCCTCTTTGAAAAATGGCGTCTTTGGTGAATTGATGCATTGCTATGTGGAGAAATCGGGGTGGCTCGCTAGTGTGTTTGTGGGAAGTGCGTTGGTGGATTTTTACGCGAAAATGTGTAGCGTGGGTGATGCGGCGAAGGTGTTCGACGAAATTCCTGAGAGGAATACTGTGTGTGCAAATGCGCTTTTGTCGGGCTATGCGGAGGCTAAGATGTGGGGGGAAGGGATTGAACTGGTGAGTAGGATGCCTCTCTTGGGTTTAGAAACAGATCATTTCACGTTCTCGGCTGCTCTGCGCGCTTGTAGCGGCTTGTGTGCTGTGGAATTCGGCAAGGAGGTTCACGCAGGTGTTGTGCGACGCGTTTTTGACGTTGGAGCTGATGTGTTTCTGCAGAGTTTGTTGATTGAAATGTATGGAAGGTGTGGCCTAGTGGATAATGCGAAGAGAGTGTTTAGTATGGCGGGGTACGATGTACGGATGAGGCGAAGAGATGTTGTTTTATGGACTTCGATGCTGGGAGTGTATGGAAGGACCGGAGATTATGCTGAAGTGATTAGACTGTTTAAGGATATGCTAATGGAAGGGATACGGCCGGATGGAGTGGCATTCTTGACGGTTATCTCTGCTTGCAGCCACACCGGGCAAGTGGATCTTGGCGTGGAGTATTTCGAGTCCATGACTAGTGACTATGGGTTGAGTGCGAGCCGAGAGCATTATAGTTGTCTCGTTGACTTGCTTTGTCGGGCAGGGGAGTTGGAGAGGGCTTGGGGAATAGTTAGTGAGCTGCCACATGCTGCGGATTGCGCTATATCCATGTGGGGCGCACTTCTTAGTGCGTGTAACGAGTGTGGAAATGTCGGTTTGGGGAAGTTGGCTGCTCAGAAAGCTCTTGAAGTGGAGCCTAATAATGTTGGAATTTACGTTCTGCTGTCTAATATGTATGCCAGGAATGGTATGTGGGATGAGATTGAACAGTTGAGAGAGGTTATGAAGCGAAGAG AGCCGGAGCCGGTTGCAATTTGA
- the LOC125214121 gene encoding transcription factor bHLH121 isoform X3 yields MEPEAKDTVSARRVQKADREKLRRDRLNEQFTELGNALDPDRPKNDKASILSDTIQMLKELTSQVEKLKSEYAALTDESREQLTQEKNDLREEKASLKSDIENLNGQYLQRMRAMYPWGGMDHSVVMHPSSYPFPMPVPVPTGPIPLHPSMQPYPFYGNQNPAVVPNPCSTYVPYMTHNPMIEQQSTQHASQVMQQSARPHASSKPDLRNKSSDVESRIEKSDDSNDITTDLELKTPGSTSEQDSPSKQRRAKKVARKETSITDGTSSSGCSSSHSVHAISSNSIVGGKRTDD; encoded by the exons ATGGAACCAGAAGCAAAGGACACTGTAAGTGCTCGGAGAGTTCAAAAGGCTGATCGCGAGAAGTTGAGGAGGGATCGTCTCAATGAACAATTCACGGAGCTGGGGAATGCCCTTG ATCCCGATAGGCCTAAAAATGACAAAGCCTCTATTCTTTCGGATACAATTCAAATGCTTAAGGAATTGACTTCTCAGGTTGAGAAACTAAAATCTGAATATGCTGCACTGACTGATGAGTCACGCGAG CAGCTGACCCAGGAGAAGAATGATCTCAGAGAAGAAAAGGCATCTCTTAAATCCGACATCGAGAACCTTAATGGTCAGTACCTTCAGAGAATGAGGGCCATGTATCCATGGGGTGGAATGGATCATTCTGTTGTCATGCATCCATCATCTTATCCCTTTCCAATGCCCGTTCCCGTACCAACTGGACCTATTCCCCTGCATCCGTCCATGCAGCCTTATCCTTTCTATGGGAACCAAAACCCTGCAGTTGTTCCTAATCCTTGTTCTACGTATGTTCCTTATATGACCCATAATCCAATGATCGAACAACAATCAACGCAACATGCCTCTCAAGTCATGCAGCAAAGTGCCAGGCCTCATGCTTCAAGCAAACCGGACCTTAGAAATAAATCATCCGACGTGGAGAGTAGAATCGAGAAAAGTGATGACTCAAATGACATCACAACAGATCTCGAGCTCAAAACACCCGGATCAACATCCGAACAG GATTCACCCTCAAAGCAAAGAAGAGCAAAGAAGGTTGCGAGGAAGGAAACAAGCATCACAGACGGAACTTCTTCTAGTGGATGTTCGTCATCTCACAGCGTGCACGCTATCTCTTCTAACAGCATTGTTGGCGGCAAAAGAACAGATGACTGA
- the LOC125213142 gene encoding ER lumen protein-retaining receptor erd-2.2-like → MKAPRRPVQVVASWLRRQPPKVKAFLAVISGMAALVLLRAIVHDHDNLFVAAEAVHSIGIAVLIYKLMKEKTCAGISLKSQELTALFLAVRLYCSFVMEYDIHTVLDLATLATTLWVVYMIRFNLKSSYMEDKDNIAHYYVVAPCAVIALLIHPSTTHHIINRIAWAFCVYLEAVSVLPQLRVMQNTKIVEPFTAHYVFALGVARFLSCAHWVLQVLDTRGHLLVALGYGLWPSMVLISEIVQTFILADFCYYYVKSVFGGQLVLRLPSGVV, encoded by the exons ATGAAAGCACCGAGGAGACCGGTCCAAGTGGTGGCGTCGTGGCTGCGGCGGCAGCCGCCGAAGGTGAAGGCGTTTCTGGCCGTGATCAGCGGCATGGCTGCGCTCGTTCTCCTCCGTGCAATCGTCCACGATCATGATAATCTGTTTGTGGCAGCCGAGGCCGTTCATTCGATCGGAATTGCTGTTCTGATTTACAAGTTGATGAAGGAGAAGACCTGTGCGG GGATATCGCTGAAGTCTCAGGAACTAACAGCTCTCTTTTTGGCCGTAAGATTGTATTGCAGTTTTGTCATGGAGTACGACATACACACTGTGCTTGACTTGGCTACGCTGGCTACGACCTTGTGGGTTGTTTATATGATTCGGTTCAACTTGAAATCGAGTTATATGGAGGATAAAGACAACATTGCACACTACTACGTG GTTGCCCCTTGTGCCGTTATAGCCCTACTAATTCACCCATCTACGACACATCACATCATCAACAGGATCGCCTGGGCGTTCTGCGTTTACTTGGAAGCCGTTTCCGTCCTACCTCAGCTGCGTGTTATGCAGAACACAAAG ATTGTTGAACCTTTTACAGCTCATTACGTATTTGCATTGGGAGTTGCTAGGTTTTTGAGCTGTGCCCACTGGGTTCTCCAG GTTTTGGATACTCGTGGCCATCTTCTCGTGGCATTGGGTTACGGATTGTGGCCTTCGATGGTTCTGATATCCGAAATCGTTCAGACCTTCATCCTGGCCGACTTTTGCTATTACTATGTGAAAAG TGTTTTCGGAGGACAGCTCGTGTTGCGCCTTCCTTCTGGAGTGGTGTAG
- the LOC125213141 gene encoding putative pentatricopeptide repeat-containing protein At1g03510 isoform X1: MFPRINIHGALNLKTISQFLHHCSQTKNLKPIQQFYAHVIRTELFFVSPNLQSDLALAYTSCIANNNNLTILTHFLKSLNLRNPLPFNSIISHFSQHGSDCFALHTFLFMHRNSVYVDSYALCTSLKSASSLKNGVFGELMHCYVEKSGWLASVFVGSALVDFYAKMCSVGDAAKVFDEIPERNTVCANALLSGYAEAKMWGEGIELVSRMPLLGLETDHFTFSAALRACSGLCAVEFGKEVHAGVVRRVFDVGADVFLQSLLIEMYGRCGLVDNAKRVFSMAGYDVRMRRRDVVLWTSMLGVYGRTGDYAEVIRLFKDMLMEGIRPDGVAFLTVISACSHTGQVDLGVEYFESMTSDYGLSASREHYSCLVDLLCRAGELERAWGIVSELPHAADCAISMWGALLSACNECGNVGLGKLAAQKALEVEPNNVGIYVLLSNMYARNGMWDEIEQLREVMKRRGLKKDIAWSSIDR; this comes from the coding sequence ATGTTCCCCCGAATCAACATTCACGGCGCCctgaatttgaaaacaatctcCCAATTCCTGCATCACTGCTCTCAAACAAAGAATCTCAAACCAATCCAACAATTCTACGCGCATGTAATCAGAACAGAGCTGTTCTTCGTTTCCCCCAATCTCCAATCCGACCTAGCTCTAGCTTACACCTCATGCATCGCCAACAACAACAATCTCACAATCCTAACCCACTTCCTGAAATCCCTCAATCTCAGAAACCCCCTGCCGTTTAATTCGATCATATCTCACTTCTCTCAGCACGGCTCCGACTGTTTTGCCCTGCACACGTTTCTCTTCATGCATCGCAACAGCGTTTATGTCGATTCATACGCTCTATGCACCTCCTTGAAGTCAGCTTCCTCTTTGAAAAATGGCGTCTTTGGTGAATTGATGCATTGCTATGTGGAGAAATCGGGGTGGCTCGCTAGTGTGTTTGTGGGAAGTGCGTTGGTGGATTTTTACGCGAAAATGTGTAGCGTGGGTGATGCGGCGAAGGTGTTCGACGAAATTCCTGAGAGGAATACTGTGTGTGCAAATGCGCTTTTGTCGGGCTATGCGGAGGCTAAGATGTGGGGGGAAGGGATTGAACTGGTGAGTAGGATGCCTCTCTTGGGTTTAGAAACAGATCATTTCACGTTCTCGGCTGCTCTGCGCGCTTGTAGCGGCTTGTGTGCTGTGGAATTCGGCAAGGAGGTTCACGCAGGTGTTGTGCGACGCGTTTTTGACGTTGGAGCTGATGTGTTTCTGCAGAGTTTGTTGATTGAAATGTATGGAAGGTGTGGCCTAGTGGATAATGCGAAGAGAGTGTTTAGTATGGCGGGGTACGATGTACGGATGAGGCGAAGAGATGTTGTTTTATGGACTTCGATGCTGGGAGTGTATGGAAGGACCGGAGATTATGCTGAAGTGATTAGACTGTTTAAGGATATGCTAATGGAAGGGATACGGCCGGATGGAGTGGCATTCTTGACGGTTATCTCTGCTTGCAGCCACACCGGGCAAGTGGATCTTGGCGTGGAGTATTTCGAGTCCATGACTAGTGACTATGGGTTGAGTGCGAGCCGAGAGCATTATAGTTGTCTCGTTGACTTGCTTTGTCGGGCAGGGGAGTTGGAGAGGGCTTGGGGAATAGTTAGTGAGCTGCCACATGCTGCGGATTGCGCTATATCCATGTGGGGCGCACTTCTTAGTGCGTGTAACGAGTGTGGAAATGTCGGTTTGGGGAAGTTGGCTGCTCAGAAAGCTCTTGAAGTGGAGCCTAATAATGTTGGAATTTACGTTCTGCTGTCTAATATGTATGCCAGGAATGGTATGTGGGATGAGATTGAACAGTTGAGAGAGGTTATGAAGCGAAGAGGTTTGAAGAAGGATATTGCTTGGAGTtcgatagatagatag